In the Symmachiella macrocystis genome, GCGGCGCGCTCTCGAACGAGAAAGGCTGTGACCAGCCCCCATAGATGACACCAGTCACATGAATTAGTGTTCAACTGTTATCAAGGACTGTTCTGTTCGAATGCTTCCGCTACGCTCCCGGCAAATTAGATCGCGCTTCGGAAAGTTCACCAGTTCAATCGCAAGACTTAACAAATCTCACTGCAGATGCAACAACTCCTACAAAACATTAACAAAGGCCAACTAACCGTCACCGAAGTCCCCGCCCCCGTGGCGCGGCGGGGAGAGGTGTTGATCGCCAATGCTTGTTCGCTTGTTTCCGCAGGCACTGAACGGGCGGCAATTGGGTTGGGGAAGAAGTCTTTGCTGGGTAAGGCGCGGGCGCGGCCGGATCATGTGCGGCGGGTTTTGGAGAAGGTTTGTAATGAGGGCTTTAGCAGCACGGTTCGCCAGGTGCGGGCGAAGTTGGATGAGCCGATGAGTATGGGGTATAGCTCTGCTGGTGTGGTGATTGCTTGCGGCGAGGGTGTGCAGGCGTTTCGGCCGGGGGATCGTGTGGCTTCTAATGGTCCGCATGCGGAGATTGTGAGCGTTCCTGAGAATCTGTGTGCTCGGATTGTGGGGGAAACTGGCTTTGACCATGCGTCGTTTGCGGTGCTGGGGGCGATTGCTTTGCAAGGCGTGCGGCTTTCACGGCTTGTATTGGGCGAAACGGCGTTTGTCGTGGGACTGGGGTTGGTGGGACAGCTCACCGTTGCTTTACTGCGGGCAGCGGGTTGTCGCGTGATTGGGACCGACCCCGAGGCATCGAAATGCGAGCTGGCTAAACAGATGGGTTGTGAAATTGCCTTACCGAACGTCAGCGGCGAAGACGTTGAGGCGGCGACTGGTGGCCTTGGCGCGGATGCGGTATTGATCACGGCGTCCACGGCTTCGAACGGCCCGGTGAACCTAGCGGCGGCCGCTGTGCGGCAAAAAGGCCGGGTTGTGGCCGTTGGCGCAGTCGGTTTGGAATTGGATCGTCGGCCGTTTTATTTCAAGGAAGCTGAATTCGTCGTGTCGTGTTCGTATGGCCCGGGCCGTTATGACCCGGATTATGAGGATCGCAACCGCGATTATCCGGCTGCTTATGTGCGCTGGACCGAACAGCGGAATATGCAAGCAGTATTGGATCTGATGGGCAATGGTCGACTGGATGTCTCTTCGTTGATTTCCCATCGCTTTCCGATCGAACGCGCGGGCGACGCGTATGATCTCATCGAAAGTGGTGCGGAACCGTACGTCGGTATCCTTCTCGAATATCCTCAACACAAAAACAGTGAACCTCGGCGGCGGGTTGAATTGCGGTCGCCGTCGCGCAATGGCAAATTACCGATTGGCGTGCTGGGAGCGGGGAACTTTGCCCGCACGGTGCTGCTGCCGGCATTGCAGAAATGCAAACAATTGGAACCGGCTGTGCTTTGCTCCGCCGGTGGGGTTTCTGCTCAAAGTGCGGGCAAACGGTTTTGTTTTGCGACGGCGACGACAGATGCGGAAGCGATATTCGAAGACGAACGTCTGAAAGCGGTTCTGTGTATTACGCCGCACGACCAACACGCCGAGCAAGTCATCCGAGCAATCCGCTCAAATAAACATGTTTTCGTCGAAAAACCATTGTGTCTTACGGAGCAAGACCTACTCGACATCGAAGAGACTCTGGCGGATACCGTCGATGCTCCGCCAATCGTAGCAGTTGGATTCAACCGCCGTTTTGCCCCGGCTGTGACCCAAATCAAAGAGTTTTTCACCCATGTTGACGCGCCGCTAACCGTCAGTGTCCGGTTTAATGCCGGGCCGTTACCGGCTGATCATTGGAGTCAAGATGAAGAGACTGCCGGGGGACGAATCATCGGCGAAGCGTGCCACGCGATCGACTTGGCCACATTTTTAACCGGTTCACCTCCGGTACGTGTCTTCGCCGAAGCGATCGGTGGTCCGACGGCCCCACAGGTTCGCGATGATCAATGCTTTATCACACTGCGCCACGCCAATGGTTCGATTTCCAACGTGGCTTATTTGTCAGGCGGCGACCGGAGCTTTCCGAAGGAGCGGGTTGAGGTATTTGGCAGTGGCCAGATTGCCGTACTGGATGATTTCCGCTCAGTGACGACATGCAAGGGCGGACGCACACGCCGCCAAAAGTTCAGTGGCCAAGACAAAGGTCACGTCGCACAAATCCAAGCCTTCGCAGCTGCCATCTCGGGGACGGCCACTCCACCGATTCCGTGGGAAGACATTCGCGCGGTGTCGCTAGCGTCGATCCTGGCGGTGCAGAGTTTGCGTGAAGGGGTTCCGTTTGATGTTATTTGAAAAGGTTTAGCACTGTCTCTGCGAGAACAATTTGGATGCGTCTACAGGTGGAGGACTGAAGCGGAATGAAGATTCTGTTTTTCACCCATTATTTTCCGCCTGAGGTCAATGCGCCGGCGACGCGGACGTTTGAGCATTGTCGGTTATGGGCGGCGGCGGGGCATGATGTGACTGTTGTGACGTGCGCTCCGAATTGCCCCGACGGCGTCGTTTACGAAGGGTATCGCAACGCGCTTTGGCCACAATACGAAGAGGTCGACGGTATCCGGGTGGTGCGGGTTTGGACGTTGTTGGCGGCCAATGCGGGAACCTTGCGGCGGATTTTGAATTTCTTGTCCTACTTGTGCAGCGCGGTGTTTGTTTCCTTCCGACTTTCACGGCCAGACGTCGTCATTGCGACTTCGCCTCAGTTTTTCTGCGGGTGGGCGGGTGTGTTCGTCTCGTGGATCAAACGCCGACCGTTTGTCCTGGAAATTCGCGACATTTGGCCGGAATCCATCGCAGCCGTTGGAGCCCTAAAGAGCCGGCCGTTGTTACGTTTTCTTGAGTTTTTGGAACGACGTTTGTATCTCGCCGCCGACCATATTGTCGCTGTCGGGGACGGTTATCGCAAAAAGATTCTGGAGAAAGCGGCAGTCGGCGATCGTGTGTCTGTGATCACAAATGGCGTCGATCCTCGCCGTTTTGTTCCTGGCCCACCTGACGCACGGTTCTTGCATATCTGGGATTTAGAGGAGAAATTTGTCTGTTCGTACATTGGTACGATAGGTATGGCCCATGGCCTGGAGGTCGTGATCGATGCGGCAGACATGCTTCGACAAAATGGGCGGAGTGACGTCTGTTTTCTCCTGGTCGGTGACGGAGCGCGACGTGCAGAGCTTGAACAAGAGGTGCAACAGCGCGGCTTGCAACGCCAAGTGATTTTCGCGGGACGCCAGCCGCGTGAAGAGGTCCCGCGGATATTGGCAAGTTCAAATGCCTGTCTCATTCACCTGAAGGAATGCGACCTGTTTGAAACGGTGATCCCTTCAAAGATTTTTGAAACGATGGCGATGGGTCGCCCGATCATCATGGGGGTCAAAGGGCAAGCGCGAGAGATTGTTCTCGAGGCCGACGCTGGGCTGGCGATGCAGCCCGGGTCCGCGCAAGCACTGGTCAAATGCGTCGAGCAGATTTCAGGCGATCCAGAGCTGGCACAACAATTGGGCCATGCTGCGCGGGCCTTTGTCACCGAGCATTATTCACGCCCACAACTGGCGTCGCGGTTCCTGCGGCAATTACACGCTGTCACCGGTATTGAAGAAAAGGTGTCCGTCGAAGAGATTCCCACAGCAGCGCCAACGCCTGTCCAAACATCAGCGACACACGTCTGATTGTTGGTGACGCACATATAAAGTATGCCTCAAACTAGCTACCCACCACTAAGCTCAGAAATCATCGACTACCAGCGCATTGCTCCTATCGCCATGCGTGAAGGCCTGGAGGGACCGCCGGTCCTAGAGTTCATGCACGGAAGCCATCACCTGATCCGCAGTGCGGTACGTTGGTGCTATTTGTTACGCTACCATCGACCTCAGCAGTTCGGCAATCGGCTGCTCATGAAAGGCCGGCGATCGATGGCGCGCCTCAGGCAAAGTGGGGTCTCCGTCCATGAGGGAGAACAAACTCCCGCAATTCGGGATGACCTCGCCGGTTTGCAAAGCATGAGCCGGCATAAACAAAGTGGCCGACAAACAAGCGATTCCGCACAAAACGCCAACCGCGTTGCAGGGGACCGTTATCGTTTCCTCAACCTGGAAGCTGTGCTCCCCGATCCAATCGACTGGCGCCTGGAAAAGCATCCGCACCTATGCCATCTCTGGCGTTTTCATCTGCACTATCATGAGTTTTTGCTCGACTTGGCAACGCATTCACCAAATATGCCGTCCGATTGTGGAATGTTTCGCTGCTGGGAAATTGCCAAGCGTTGGATTGGAACCAATCAGCTGAGCGATGTGCGTGTTGTGGATGATGCGTGGCATCCCTTCTGCATTTCTCGCAGACTGCCGGTTTGGATCACGCTGTTTTGTACCAGTCCGCCACCACCAGAGGATCGGGATCTGATCCTGCGCAGCATGGCTGCCCAAGCACTGTACCTGGAACAGCATCTAGAGCGGGATCTGGGTGGTAATCACTTGCTGGAGAACGCTAAAGCATTGGCACTCTGCGGTGCCTTTTTTGAAGGTGAGGAAGCCGAACAGTGGCTCAGCAAGGCCGATGTCATCCTGCGGTACGAATTAGATTGTCAAATCTTGCCGCATGGAGAACATTTCGAGCGATCACCCATGTATCATGCGCAAATGCTCGAAGCGGTGCTCGACGTAAGAGAGGCAGTCAAAAGAGTTCGGCCCGCGTTGGCGCAGCGTTGCTCGAACGCGGCTGAAAAGATGGCTGATTTTTTGAGCGTAATCGTGCATCCCGACGGCGACATTCCGCTGTTGGCGGATTCATGCCTGGGCGAAACAGCCGCTTGTGAAAGTTTGATTGCACACGCAAATGAAAGCCATCAGACATCGCCGCTGAAGCAACAACACAAGACTGGCGCACGGAAGATCGGCGATTACTGGACGTGGCGTGACGAAGCCGACTACCTGTTATTTGATAGAGGTCCGGTCGGAGCCAACGACCTGCCGGCGCATGCACATGGCGACCTATTAAATCTCGAAGCGTCACTGAACGGTCATCGGGTTATCGTTGATAGCGGCGTGTTCAGTTATGGCGACGATGCCATGCGAAGGTATAGTCGCTCGACAGCAGCGCATAACGTCCTGCAGATCGACGATTGCGATCAATGCGACATGTGGTCAAAGTTTCGTATGGGCTATCGCGGCTGGCCGGGACATCTCACGTCGGGGACGCGCGATGGTATTGACTGGGCGCACGCCTCGCACAACGCGTATCGCAGATTGGGCGTCCCACGAATTGACCGCTGGGTCATTTGTCGGCAGGCCGGTGGATGGTTCGTGGTCGATCAAGCACACGGCACGAAGCGGCACACCTTAACCAACCGCTTGCACCTCCATGCCGACGTGATTGCCGTACAAGAATCCGAAAGCACGGTGCGACTGATTGTGAACTCCGACGAGTACATCCTGGCTTCACTCACACCGGGCAACTTGCGGATAACAGAAGGATGGTTTTGCCCGGAGTTTGGTAAACGTATCCCGGCCCCTGTGGTGGAGTGGTCGACGAACGCCGCGTTACCGGCGGTATCTGGATGGTCTTTGACGAAGTTTGGCTCAGAGATTCAAGCAGAGATGGAATCGACCGACAACGGCACAATTTTACTCAATGGAATCGACGCCGTCGCCAACGAAACTTGGTGCCTTGAGCTTCTGGACAGCACGGTCAACTGTCGGCAACTTGTTGATTCATGATGAACTGCCGTGGAATTCTCGCATCGATATATTTTTTTAATGTCCAACCTGCTCGTTCACAGGAACCTGAGATATATCTGACAATCCGCTCTCGAATGAAAATCGCATGACTACTGCAACCACTGAACAATCCGTAATCGCGGAACCGCGCGCGGTCAATACACGTTGGATTTTGATCGCTTTGGGACTGACCATCGTTTCGATCGGGGGACTATTTGGCCTGCATGCTTACCAAATGGGACGGCATGCCCATGCGTTTCTTCGCGAAGCAGAGCGATCGGAATCCGAAGATAAGTACGGTGAGGCGATCGGATTTCTGCAGCGCTATTTGGCAGTAGTCCCCAACGATGCGGCGGCGTTGACACGACTCGGCAACGCGATGAACGAGACGCGACAACTTAAGTCCGCTTTACTGACGTATGAGCGCGTGCTGCGTCTCGATCCAGCGAACGATGAAGTTCGGCGAAAATTGATCACAATCGCCGTGAACCCGCGCGTGGGCCGCTACCAAGATGCACGAGAGCATCTCGATGTGCTGGATCCAAACCGCAGCAGCGAGAAAGCGGAGGACCAAAAACCAGCGGAGGTCGATGGCGAACTGCGAGAGCTCAGGGCGATTTGCCAAGTGGGACTCGGAGACTATTCGGTGGCGGTCCGTTCGTTTAAAGAAGCAACCGCTGCTTCGCCCGAGCGATTAGCCGCGCATCAATATTTGGCGGAAGTATACGTCACTCACCTGAAGCGTCCAGGTGATGGCTTGGCTCAACTGGATGTGATGGTGGAAAAGAATCCAGAGAACTATGAGGCTTACGTTGCCCGTGGCCAATTTCTCATTCGTAATAAACAAGAACCCGCGATCCATACGCGACTACGCGATACGCGTTTCAAACTACCTGAAGACGCCCCACCGGCTGACGATGCCGACACAGAGGCAAAACCAACGGGAGCGGAATTGGTTCTTCAGGCGGCGATGCAGGACGCAGAACGAGCGGTTTCACTGGCTGCCGATAACGTTGATGTCATCCTGTTTGCAGCGAATGCCGCAGTTCTTTCCGGCCGCACCGACCAAGCCGGAATATTTGCTCAGGAAGCGTTAAAACTCGATGAAGCGAACGCACTCCCCTACTTAACATTGGCCCAAATCGAATCGCAACAACAAAATAGAGAAGGTGCCATCACTTGGCTAAAACGGGGGCAGAAATTGGCGAGGCATCCGGAAGACCTGCAATGGAATCTTGCTAGTTTTCTCATTGACATGGGCAAACTGGAAGAAGCCGCACAGACGATTGCCGAACTCCGAGATTCAACCTATCCCAAGCCACGCATCGACTATCTCGAAGCGCGTATTCTATTCGAGCAAAAAAAATGGCTGAAGGCCCAACAGCTATACAGCAATCTGCGCAACAGCCTCGCTGACTGGCCGGAGATGATCAAGGATGTCGATCTCAGGCTGGGGGATTGCTATGAACAACTCAGAAATTCAGACCAGCAATTGGCTGCTTATCGCCGCGCGCTCGATGCCGATCCCACTTGGGTTCCCGCGCGAGCCGGCCTCGCACGAGCCCTATTGCAAGTTGGACGTGTCGAAGAAAGTCTTGAGCAATACCGGAATATCTCACGTCTCCCCGGGGCTCCTCAGGAAATGCCGTTGCAGGTACTTCGCTTAATGATTCTTGCCAACCTGCGAAAAGAAACGGGGGAGCGCCAATGGCAGGAGGTTGAAGCGGCGATCAATCGGTTGGAAAAAAGCGATACAGAGGCACCTGATGGCATGTCTGTGCTAAAGGCCGAAGTTCTCTTCGCCCAAGGACAAAAGGACCAAGCCAAGGAAGCGTTACTTGCTGCAAGGGAGTCGGAAAAGGCTAAACTCCCAGCATGGGCCGCAGCGATCTCACTCGCGCAACGAGAACGGGATTGGACGACGGTGGAGACGTTGCTCTCAGAAGCTGTGGGGCGTTTTGGAGATTCGGTCGAACTGCGTCTGTTGCGGGCACAGTATGTAGCGATGCGGTTTGGAAAAGAATCATCCGAGCAGCTTAAGGAAATTGGAACCGCTCCCGCCGAGATGTCGCCGGACGATCGAAGCCGTCTGGAAAGTGGATTGGCACGCCTCGCATTGGCAATTCAGGATTTTGATTACTGCGAAGAATTATGCCAAAGCGTGGCGAAGCAAGATCCCAACAACCTCAACATCCGGTTGCTGTTGTTCGATCTTGCAATACGATCCAACCGCGAGGCTGTGATGGTACAGATGTTAGAAGAAATGAAACGAATTGAAGGGGAAGGCCCGCTCTGGCGGTACGGTGAGTCTGTGCGGTTGATGGTCAATGCCCGTAAACAAAAGCAACCAGAGTTATACACCGAGGCCCTCAAGCATCTGGAGATCGCACAAATTGCCCGGCCCGGTTGGTCCCGGGTACCATTATTGGCTGCCGAGATCTACGACGATCAAGGAAAACCGGACTCAGCGATTCCCGACTTCCTAAAAGCCATCGAACTGGGAGAACGCGCTCCGAATACAATCAGACGAACGGTTCAATTGCTACGCGAACGCGGCCGTTTTGTCGAAGCCGATCAGACAATTCGCCGTTTGCAGGAACAACAAAGCCCATTTTCATCGGAACTCACTCGAATGGCGGCTGAAGTGTCGCTGCAACTTGAGGAATTTGATCGGGCATTGGCATTCGCTGAAGAAACGGCCGCTTCGTCCGACAATCACCGCGATCACATGTGGTTGGGTCAAATTCTCGAAATCTTAGAACGGCATGAGGAAGCCGAAGCCGCTTTGCGGAAGGCAAAGTCCCTGAACTCTGCTGTTCCCGAAACGTGGATTGCCTTGATTCAGTTCCTGCAACGGCAAAAACGCACCGATGCCATCGAGCAGGAGCTCACCCAAATGGAATCGCGCTTGAAGCCGGAAGATGCGCCGATGGCTATGGCACGACTTTATGACTCACTGAATCGTCTGGAGGAAGCCGAGCAACGCTTCCAGGAAGCGGCCAAGCAATCCCCCGAAAATCCAGCGGTTTTACGCGCAATCGCCGATTTTTATGTCAGGCACGGCGCAGCGAAGAAATCTGAATCGTATTTACTCCAACTCACGACGGGTCCACTGGAAGTCAGCGAAGCTGATCGCGCGTGGGCGAATCGGAATCTCGCGATTTTGGTGGCGGGCGACGCGGGTTACCAGAATTACCAGCGTTCGGTCAAAATGCTTGACCAGAACTTGGAATCGGCATCCGCGTCGAAAGATGATCGCCGTGCCAAAGCTTACATTTTGTCAACGCAGCCGACCAAAGAAACACATCGCGAAGCGATCAAGATTTTGAACGAATTGTTGAAGGAGAGCACGCAGCCGAATCCCAACGACCAGTTACTGCTGGCAAACCTCTATTTGGCCGACGGGGACTGGGGCAAGGCCAACGGACTTCTCCGCAATTTGGCATCGTTGCAAGTGAAATCAATACGGTACAAAGAGCGCTACGCGCGCGTGCTACTGGCTCAACAAGAAATTAACGAAGCAGAGTTGTGGATTCGCCAACTCGAACGTCTTGCTCCCGATGAACCCGCAACGATTGAACTCAGATCAAAAGCTTTACTCTTTCGTGACAAGCATGACGACGTCGTGGCGGTTTTTCAGCGGTACGTCGAGCGGCTGGATCCCACATCGGACGAATTGCCGACTCGGTCCCTCTGGGTCGCGGCCCATCTAGAACGAATTGGCTGGGTGCAGAAAAATTCCGGCGAAGAAGCTGGTTCTAAGCGTTACTTTGAGGAATCCGAAAAACTTTTCCGCAAGTACTCCGC is a window encoding:
- a CDS encoding bi-domain-containing oxidoreductase, with amino-acid sequence MQQLLQNINKGQLTVTEVPAPVARRGEVLIANACSLVSAGTERAAIGLGKKSLLGKARARPDHVRRVLEKVCNEGFSSTVRQVRAKLDEPMSMGYSSAGVVIACGEGVQAFRPGDRVASNGPHAEIVSVPENLCARIVGETGFDHASFAVLGAIALQGVRLSRLVLGETAFVVGLGLVGQLTVALLRAAGCRVIGTDPEASKCELAKQMGCEIALPNVSGEDVEAATGGLGADAVLITASTASNGPVNLAAAAVRQKGRVVAVGAVGLELDRRPFYFKEAEFVVSCSYGPGRYDPDYEDRNRDYPAAYVRWTEQRNMQAVLDLMGNGRLDVSSLISHRFPIERAGDAYDLIESGAEPYVGILLEYPQHKNSEPRRRVELRSPSRNGKLPIGVLGAGNFARTVLLPALQKCKQLEPAVLCSAGGVSAQSAGKRFCFATATTDAEAIFEDERLKAVLCITPHDQHAEQVIRAIRSNKHVFVEKPLCLTEQDLLDIEETLADTVDAPPIVAVGFNRRFAPAVTQIKEFFTHVDAPLTVSVRFNAGPLPADHWSQDEETAGGRIIGEACHAIDLATFLTGSPPVRVFAEAIGGPTAPQVRDDQCFITLRHANGSISNVAYLSGGDRSFPKERVEVFGSGQIAVLDDFRSVTTCKGGRTRRQKFSGQDKGHVAQIQAFAAAISGTATPPIPWEDIRAVSLASILAVQSLREGVPFDVI
- a CDS encoding glycosyltransferase family 4 protein; the protein is MKILFFTHYFPPEVNAPATRTFEHCRLWAAAGHDVTVVTCAPNCPDGVVYEGYRNALWPQYEEVDGIRVVRVWTLLAANAGTLRRILNFLSYLCSAVFVSFRLSRPDVVIATSPQFFCGWAGVFVSWIKRRPFVLEIRDIWPESIAAVGALKSRPLLRFLEFLERRLYLAADHIVAVGDGYRKKILEKAAVGDRVSVITNGVDPRRFVPGPPDARFLHIWDLEEKFVCSYIGTIGMAHGLEVVIDAADMLRQNGRSDVCFLLVGDGARRAELEQEVQQRGLQRQVIFAGRQPREEVPRILASSNACLIHLKECDLFETVIPSKIFETMAMGRPIIMGVKGQAREIVLEADAGLAMQPGSAQALVKCVEQISGDPELAQQLGHAARAFVTEHYSRPQLASRFLRQLHAVTGIEEKVSVEEIPTAAPTPVQTSATHV
- a CDS encoding heparinase II/III family protein, whose amino-acid sequence is MPQTSYPPLSSEIIDYQRIAPIAMREGLEGPPVLEFMHGSHHLIRSAVRWCYLLRYHRPQQFGNRLLMKGRRSMARLRQSGVSVHEGEQTPAIRDDLAGLQSMSRHKQSGRQTSDSAQNANRVAGDRYRFLNLEAVLPDPIDWRLEKHPHLCHLWRFHLHYHEFLLDLATHSPNMPSDCGMFRCWEIAKRWIGTNQLSDVRVVDDAWHPFCISRRLPVWITLFCTSPPPPEDRDLILRSMAAQALYLEQHLERDLGGNHLLENAKALALCGAFFEGEEAEQWLSKADVILRYELDCQILPHGEHFERSPMYHAQMLEAVLDVREAVKRVRPALAQRCSNAAEKMADFLSVIVHPDGDIPLLADSCLGETAACESLIAHANESHQTSPLKQQHKTGARKIGDYWTWRDEADYLLFDRGPVGANDLPAHAHGDLLNLEASLNGHRVIVDSGVFSYGDDAMRRYSRSTAAHNVLQIDDCDQCDMWSKFRMGYRGWPGHLTSGTRDGIDWAHASHNAYRRLGVPRIDRWVICRQAGGWFVVDQAHGTKRHTLTNRLHLHADVIAVQESESTVRLIVNSDEYILASLTPGNLRITEGWFCPEFGKRIPAPVVEWSTNAALPAVSGWSLTKFGSEIQAEMESTDNGTILLNGIDAVANETWCLELLDSTVNCRQLVDS
- a CDS encoding tetratricopeptide repeat protein, with translation MTTATTEQSVIAEPRAVNTRWILIALGLTIVSIGGLFGLHAYQMGRHAHAFLREAERSESEDKYGEAIGFLQRYLAVVPNDAAALTRLGNAMNETRQLKSALLTYERVLRLDPANDEVRRKLITIAVNPRVGRYQDAREHLDVLDPNRSSEKAEDQKPAEVDGELRELRAICQVGLGDYSVAVRSFKEATAASPERLAAHQYLAEVYVTHLKRPGDGLAQLDVMVEKNPENYEAYVARGQFLIRNKQEPAIHTRLRDTRFKLPEDAPPADDADTEAKPTGAELVLQAAMQDAERAVSLAADNVDVILFAANAAVLSGRTDQAGIFAQEALKLDEANALPYLTLAQIESQQQNREGAITWLKRGQKLARHPEDLQWNLASFLIDMGKLEEAAQTIAELRDSTYPKPRIDYLEARILFEQKKWLKAQQLYSNLRNSLADWPEMIKDVDLRLGDCYEQLRNSDQQLAAYRRALDADPTWVPARAGLARALLQVGRVEESLEQYRNISRLPGAPQEMPLQVLRLMILANLRKETGERQWQEVEAAINRLEKSDTEAPDGMSVLKAEVLFAQGQKDQAKEALLAARESEKAKLPAWAAAISLAQRERDWTTVETLLSEAVGRFGDSVELRLLRAQYVAMRFGKESSEQLKEIGTAPAEMSPDDRSRLESGLARLALAIQDFDYCEELCQSVAKQDPNNLNIRLLLFDLAIRSNREAVMVQMLEEMKRIEGEGPLWRYGESVRLMVNARKQKQPELYTEALKHLEIAQIARPGWSRVPLLAAEIYDDQGKPDSAIPDFLKAIELGERAPNTIRRTVQLLRERGRFVEADQTIRRLQEQQSPFSSELTRMAAEVSLQLEEFDRALAFAEETAASSDNHRDHMWLGQILEILERHEEAEAALRKAKSLNSAVPETWIALIQFLQRQKRTDAIEQELTQMESRLKPEDAPMAMARLYDSLNRLEEAEQRFQEAAKQSPENPAVLRAIADFYVRHGAAKKSESYLLQLTTGPLEVSEADRAWANRNLAILVAGDAGYQNYQRSVKMLDQNLESASASKDDRRAKAYILSTQPTKETHREAIKILNELLKESTQPNPNDQLLLANLYLADGDWGKANGLLRNLASLQVKSIRYKERYARVLLAQQEINEAELWIRQLERLAPDEPATIELRSKALLFRDKHDDVVAVFQRYVERLDPTSDELPTRSLWVAAHLERIGWVQKNSGEEAGSKRYFEESEKLFRKYSALHPEGRLNLAAFEARHGDVDSALDVVEQVLETAPPQDLAKTFMEIVSPNMPSPAQLQRLDSVLDRALAIRERPMPLVIAAAGIRNQESRYDEAVALYREVLDTDADNVTAMNNLAMLLALTGDDADEAIAMLNRALKIAGPKAPLLDSRATAYLAKHQGDAARKDLESAINEQPTAARYFRLAQAYLLTGNMAKAETAIKEAKKLGLKEEALHPLERPDYDRVIAMLASVTANNTRAEAVQ